From the genome of Papaver somniferum cultivar HN1 chromosome 2, ASM357369v1, whole genome shotgun sequence, one region includes:
- the LOC113351062 gene encoding cytosolic sulfotransferase 12-like, which yields MATLDNENPFDLSENSSVGRDGLGDFAFYQHQGFWFYAKGIENVKDFQQNFKALDTDIVIATLPKAGTTWLKALALEIVNRSRYPSSTTDHHHHHHHPLLTVSPHDLVPFIDFKHIYPPGYSHLDFTNTSTHDEHESPSRLIGTHVPYPSLPESIKSCINCKVVYLCRNPKDNFISLWHFINKLRALQKDISHSAPMSIEEALEFSAVESHFLVHFGIIYLAIGKRA from the coding sequence ATGGCAACATTAGATAATGAAAACCCATTTGATCTTTCTGAAAACAGTAGTGTTGGTCGAGATGGTTTGGGAGATTTTGCTTTTTATCAACACCAAGGATTTTGGTTCTATGCTAAAGGCATAGAAAATGTTAAAGATTTTCAGCAAAATTTTAAAGCTTTGGATACTGATATTGTAATCGCAACACTACCTAAAGCAGGCACTACATGGTTGAAAGCACTTGCCTTGGAAATCGTCAATCGAAGCCGTTACCCTTCTTCTACTActgatcaccaccaccaccaccaccacccattgCTTACAGTTTCACCTCATGACCTTGTCCCTTTCATCGACTTTAAACATATATATCCACCAGGGTACAGTCATCTTGATTTCACTAATACTAGTACCCATGATGAGCATGAGTCGCCATCCAGACTTATAGGTACCCATGTACCTTACCCTTCTTTACCTGAATCCATTAAGAGCTGCATAAATTGCAAGGTTGTTTATTTATGTAGAAacccaaaagacaatttcatctCTCTTTGGCATTTTATAAACAAACTGAGAGCATTGCAGAAGGACATTAGCCATAGTGCCCCTATGTCCATTGAAGAGGCTCTAGAGTTTTCTGCAGTGGAGTCTCACTTTTTGGTCCATTTTGGGATCATATACTTGGCTATTGGAAAGAGAGCATAG
- the LOC113351064 gene encoding zinc finger MYM-type protein 1-like → MSLDHFRPRAKKLKTIESFFKPKRGDKSSELLPSTDNVGMPTSSHYEHGTSQQQKKPSYAQPTISSKAKEVAVQRNGGTYERDTGLRRQIYEYPVNQRDEHSWLEYSIEKNKAYCFPCFIFETDPPKRHAFTIEGFSDFKHIGSNKTVSTCSFVQHVGHIKSSHMVAVETCENLRRPSHHIDRVFRKQSKEIITKNRLRLKVAIETVKVLGLHACPFRGNDESLESTNRGKFIVLMKYAAILNDKIDEVVLGNAPGNAMYTSPKIQKEILHILANKVKDTIRAEIGDAKFCILVDEAQDSSVQEQTAIVLRFDDTNGCIRERFFAVRSVEDTTSLTLKREISEDLSSHGILVENIRGQGLQLALVEAATDEQDVYLFFEKLKVIFKLVGASPKRHSQLKSAAVLEVAIKLADGELETVSGDNQTRTLKWAANTRWSSHFGYVFSLIRMYNPACIVLQNVMKDGNTSKIRGMAKGAYLAIRSFEFVFILHLVGSVMAVTEVLCQALQKKTQDIVNAMNLVKSTIVLLQELRDKHWVTFFGNVKSFCDEHDIVLPEFSDRYMMGTGRSCQQKDHMTIEHHYRVNIFNAVIDFHLLELSNRFTEESMELLVLCSAFSPDENYKAFDIDSLCSLAERFYPDDFTGQEVCVLRSQLQHYKLDIADNPDFGNMTTVAELCQ, encoded by the exons ATGTCACTCGACCATTTTCGTCCACGGGCTAAGAAGTTAAAAACGATAGAGTCATTTTTCAAGCCTAAAAGGGGTGATAAATCAAGTGAGCTGCTTCCTTCTACTGACAATGTTGGCATGCCTACATCATCACACTATGAACATGGTACTTCTCAGCAGCAAAAGAAGCCATCATATGCTCAACCAACTATATCTAGTAAAGCCAAAGAAGTTGCAGTTCAAAGAAATGGAGGTACTTATGAGCGTGATACAGGTTTGCGGCGCCAAATTTATGAATATCCAGTGAATCAACGTGATGAG CATTCATGGCTAGAGTACTCTATCGAAAAGAACAAAGCGTATTGCTTCCCTTGCTTTATTTTTGAAACGGATCCACCTAAGCGTCATGCATTTACAATAGAAGGTTTCTCAGATTTCAAGCATATTGGTTCTAATAAGACGGTATCTACATGTTCATTTGTTCAACATGTTGGACATATCAAATCTTCTCACATGGTAGCTGTGGAAACTTGTGAAAATCTTCGGAGGCCATCTCACCATATTGATAGAGTTTTTCGTAAACAAAGTAAGGAGATTATAACAAAGAATAGGTTACGACTAAAGGTAGCAATTGAGACAGTTAAAGTGCTTGGTCTTCATGCATGTCCTTTTAGAGGTAACGATGAGTCATTAGAGTCAACAAATCGTGGTAAGTTTATTGTTTTGATGAAATATGCAGCCATATTGAATGACAAGATTGATGAAGTTGTCTTAGGAAATGCACCTGGAAATGCAATGTATACTTCACCGAAGATTCAAAAGGAAATTCTACATATTCTCGCTAACAAGGTAAAGGATACTATTCGTGCAGAAATCGGAGATGCTAAATTTTGTATTCTTGTAGATGAAGCACAAGATTCATCAGTTCAAGAGCAAACGGCTATTGTTCTGAGGTTTGATGATACTAATGGTTGCATTAGAGAGCGGTTTTTTGCAGTCAGAAGTGTTGAGGACACCACGTCATTAACTTTAAAGAGGGAGATTTCCGAAGATCTTTCTTCACATGGTATTTTAGTAGAAAATATTCGGGGTCAGGG GTTACAACTAGCATTAGTAGAAGCAGCTACAGATGAGCAAGATGTTTATCTGTTTTTTGAGAAGTTAAAGGTTATTTTCAAGCTTGTTGGGGCTTCTCCTAAGCGTCACAGTCAATTGAAATCTGCAGCAGTATTAGAGGTCGCCATAAAATTAGCTGATGGTGAACTTGAGACTGTTTCGGGAGACAATCAAACTCGTACTTTGAAATGGGCAGCAAATACTCGTTGGAGCTCACATTTTGGTTATGTATTCAGTTTGATCCGTATGTATAATCCAGCTTGCATAGTCCTTCAAAATGTTATGAAAGATGGAAACACCTCTAAGATAAGGGGGATGGCAAAAGGTGCTTATCTTGCAATTAGGtcttttgagtttgtttttatctTACACTTGGTGGGAAGTGTTATGGCGGTAACAGAAGTGCTATGTCAAGCTCTGCAAAAGAAAACACAAGACATTGTTAATGCCATGAATCTGGTCAAGTCCACAATAGTGCTTCTTCAAGAATTGAGGGACAAACATTGGGTTACTTTTTTTGGAAATGTTAAAAGTTTTTGTGATGAACATGACATTGTCCTTCCTGAATTTTCAGATCGATATATGATGGGTACGGGTCGTTCTTGTCAGCAGAAAGACCATATGACTATTGAACATCATTACCGCGTTAATATATTTAATGCTGTCATTGATTTTCACCTATTGGAGCTAAGCAATCGATTCACAGAGGAATCAATGGAGCTACTTGTGCTTTGTTCAGCTTTCAGTCCGGATGAAAATTATAAAGCTTTTGACATTGATTCCCTTTGCAGTCTCGCAGAAAGGTTTTACCCTGATGATTTCACGGGGCAAGAGGTATGTGTTTTAAGAAGCCAACTACAACATTACAAGTTAGACATTGCCGACAATCCAGATTTTGGAAACATGACTACTGTGGCTGAATTATGTCAGTGA